A genomic region of Oncorhynchus mykiss isolate Arlee chromosome 16, USDA_OmykA_1.1, whole genome shotgun sequence contains the following coding sequences:
- the spen gene encoding msx2-interacting protein isoform X1 has translation MVRETRHLWVGNLPENVREEKIIEHFKRYGRVESVKVLPKRGSEGGVAAFVDFVDIKSAQKAHNSINKMGDRDLRTDYNEPGTIPSAVRGLDDSLSLGSRGRDVSGFIRAAGGPVYGPPASLHSREGRYERRLDGTAESRDRAYDHSAYGHHERASSSFDRQRHYDTDYYRDTRERMLNSVTGTACGGGGAVSAGIGGGVVGAGISGTGGGAVAGGSGGSSSVGVGYYRSHSRSPSHFDTPEPRYEPRAREPFILASVVHRDLYQEEGGRRRDRSYHDSRSRSPHSTHSRNPSPQRLSTQASRPPRSHSGSGSRSRSSSSDSVSSTSSSTSGSSDSSSSSSDGSPARSVQSAAVPAPLSLPLSALDKDEPRKSFGVKVQNLPVRSTDTSLKDGLFHEFKKYGKVTSVQIHGALEERYGLVFFRQQEDQEKALAASKGKLFFGMQIEVIAWNGPGASTTETESENEFRPLDERIDEFHPKATRTLFIGNLEKTTSYHDLLNIFQRFGEIVDIDIKKVNGAPQYAFLQYSDITSVCKAIKKMDGEYLGNNRLKLGFGKSMPTTCVWLDGLASNITEQYLTRHFCRYGHVIKVVFDRPKGMALILYNNIEYAQAAVKETKGWKIGGNKIKVDFANQESQMAFYHSMQASGQDIRDFYEILSERRDERRPQYEFTAERPFFDNSVRTPGGTFTEDPRRKLPDRGREFYTEWDSYQGDFYDPRYFDDPREYRDYRDPYEQDIRKYSYLQRERERERFETDRERDHGRRTMEHSQSPSHPHRPASPTASHSLSERLPNDSDRRICCRSSERSASCSSLSPPRFDKARPDRYNKSDKTEKDRPFETEHGTGGDKEKWSGRKEKGEKQKLRKLKLQSPSVPSPETVPKLEREVSPDAVLRSKVSKFPLKEKEGSGKGRLDLPPCVVQLTRVKEKEVNLLGHAVLEKQRVRGGNDSIRLASPSRDQKSPPFRIDQQKGDIVKHGKVPKDNHLEVVDKDGKMKAKKHMKADPRYDGSNSVDVDRLAARKRRFEDSMGKTDQLKRESPEEGSRLGLRKTPDSAMAKENEGEKSLLRKVVHKMEHCKAKSERLVTVCSPKDEKESEIVSMGMGLGLSLELQSRLGEPTEEATDPLDPTCLKIQFWGSSLTKISDGSLDQDAFTQLPQQDNGEQGVGLYKSRGETEERLESDLDHSQTCRKQMEQSRQEPDKSHKSESPQDGDTEDFEQCSLVHEVGKTPQDVTDDYPSSKRKKSESFDFDLLSGKRDRNYRSSCELNEDLDLSVISLSGSGPFPSNEEECASRLAQSVTNKKTKDSPKEEDKVYSHVDSLKYSLDMTPNRFRSPITEFPKLKTALLGCNEQLLQRWESRIKSDCLRMDMTFPSSIVKQESICKRLVCELEPGEVSSDSDDDGGNKNHSPKPNTSLSSILGEREERLTGLKLSCSLEKNKFYSFALDKTITPDTQALLERAKSLSSAREDNWSFLDRDSRFASLRGGSDKEKVESVPRPIPSWYMKKKKIRTDSEGKLDDNKKDPKAEDLERQELFASRFLHSSIFEQDSRRLQHLERKDPELGVGRHPAKQDAVKGQPGPWGGDLQEPIVLFHSRFLELQQQKETSWGHFPQEIESVDESEQDASPKVLEFMQKADIKSVSPALILPISQFLSSPREISPQQEKEVVLTTSSSEQTLSLIEEEKVEHNLEVFPPQSPLVEIQPPASILITPLSPFLSDAEVKVEPKEVLCEPRVTTEGNLTVDHTSFLDNKPPTPGASLSSFEANAAEFTCSASPKVDENIEMVKIETQPEKPYSKDFDKPQKSDDSQEVHIPVSEAGIKPAKPIHKQPKSKRAKPNVSVTQILEPPKTAVSEKPVTRKSERIDREKLKRSSSPRGEVLKASSEPKTIAKSPVNVPDSENESILIHGRSRRRNVRSVYATQSEGDAQPPCKEVVESSCSTRKCGVDKDIVLQQDALNTSTYTRRGRPPKSRRRGEDVSPVKGDSQKSSEEDSDMKEPANTGQGSRMSEGWCSPRMQKVQTAQVSSLTGASIGRKASRVDKQSKRETSSGEKSVDSTTTEEPEPKIKDESEEAGKLLEEAMQCLPTQKDEGDKVLTDQIEKKYSEGDIERIESTHVEKRQSEKSGKVNAPRFTRNAKLVTEDKSHGLRNLEIRVSVDDVKGLLCSEEDEAVSFETTAKNVKPGVPDKEEARTQCYLKAAAEFSPEEKEDVLLDPEQTVDPAAAILARQMELERAVENIAKLTVVQPLQPYKEPPAEPPTLLPPVTVEPENEMEGEKSAIPASETELAAAIDSITAEDISTDTDGFTAPSTYTAIVPTPEPLVLPSANDVLEPETHMAISNIIDPDPEMGVLIPSAKPLMTDAKASESTVSGASAEDESLPSETHAKKGKAVRPKTPKRSRGRKAVNRKGETAEEVSEAETSPFKLPESIPEEIEVINSKAATATATVVTSAATCKCDITCTMTVNTPKEAEQPAVEQPVPEESAFHSGTKRLPHFKKFQISAVAPALSPSPALTPSPTQLNVPPPCQGKMPVSPDWLHRSEESIIHATPATLVSVLTPSAPAVTALGSQSANPLMPPDTKASDIDPSSSTLRKILMDPKYVSASNSNAIPTTVLTTTLADPRMSENENSSDTMAARHMHPEDRPLPFTLQKPSPLTETQQNFGEKMVHSVISSPTTSVISRIPMPFDTEEAPRISLSNRNAGLSLTKQKSRSSMNENNCYHGVDVVEDVNCRGRSVVESTPYNTGSSRGLRVNTSEGVVVLSYSGQKTEGPQRISAKISQIPPASAVDIEFQQSVSKSQIKQEPFAPSQLCTPKGPLTPTGYGQPGVLLTCHTYNSQPVISTIKQESPGSEKSESSYHTGPQGSAVKMFQQPVTSPQILMYNRAVMQQHVKKEPGAESKPMMVDMAKSHQTSNLSPIMNPHYPSLTGNRMSPSPSTPSDRSVPHLKQEPHSPRATGHSPLPFAKVCSPRNSMSPHASSMVLHPGMPEMSPYVASMHHPHPEQSVIMTPVSHSVTQSVSICHLLHSDVRMNTPQLSGMSHGRRANSLPSPRTGPPQHANTIREMVLQSHAGPTRGASDSCAEENMKHYHQGLCRPSAPQLQSDAMMMQAEQHRGLHHAGLRLDQYSMASRDIRDMRDIRDMRILMHHQLGEHTIAEGRRSQTPEAGATAITNLSAASKSPKGMTQMRKEIPKTLEAKMSHPPHTESSRIMGVHPSVPVMVSPHHPQGVQMIHPGGTGSFPVYRDMQGFHSQFSSHSSMGLNLAPRGITPSQDGDLSHRGKPSQSLSAGSLGGGSETKLDNSHLRHTASMDLSHMPRMQRDTISPSYTSPMALSHKQELALQKGPPPVFMPSPPVAPLASSSQWHPESKLGHSGYRSVDMVQLLMKYPIVWQGLLALKNDSAAVQLHFVSGNNVLAHRSLPPLEGGAPLRIAQRMRLEASQLEGVARRMMVESDYCLLLALPCGRDQEDVLSQTLLLKGGFITYLQQKQAAGIINVPNPGSNQPAYVVQIFPPCDFSESHLSRLAPDLLNSISSISPHIMIVIASV, from the exons CAGTGATTCCAGCAGTAGTTCAAGTGATGGCTCCCCAGCACGTTCAGTTCAGTCTGCTGCCGTCCCTGCACCTTTATCTCTGCCTTTATCTGCCCTTGACAAGGATGAGCCTCGAAAAAGCTTTGGTGTCAAGGTCCAGAATCTTCCTGTGCGTTCGACAG ATACAAGTCTAAAAGATGGCCTGTTCCATGAGTTCAAGAAGTATGGGAAGGTGACGTCTGTGCAAATCCATGGAGCTTTAGAGGAGCGCTATGGACTAGTGTTCTTTCGCCAGCAGGAGGACCAGGAAAAGGCCCTGGCTGCATCAAAGGGGAAGCTGTTTTTTGGCATGCAAATTGAGGTCATTGCCTGGAACGGCCCTGGTGCGTCCACAACTG AGACTGAAAGCGAGAATGAGTTCCGGCCTCTGGATGAGAGGATAGATGAGTTTCACCCCAAAGCCACACGGACTCTGTTTATTGGCAACCTGGAAAAGACCACCAGCTACCATGATCTGCTCAATATCTTTCAGCGCTTTGGGGAGATAGTG GATATTGACATCAAGAAAGTTAATGGTGCCCCTCAGTATGCCTTTCTACAGTACAGTGACATTACCAGTGTCTGTAAGGCCATAAAGAAGATGGATGGAGAGTACCTCGGCAACAATAGGCTAAAG CTTGGATTTGGAAAAAGTATGCCCACAACTTGTGTTTGGTTGGATGGTTTAGCCTCCAACATCACAGAGCAATATCTCACTCGTCATTTCTGTCGTTATGGACATGTTATCAAG GTTGTATTTGACAGACCCAAAGGAATGGCCCTTATACTGTATAATAACATAGAATATGCACAGGCAGCTGTCAAGGAGACCAAGGGGTGGAAGATTGGTGGCAACAAAATTAAG GTGGACTTTGCCAATCAGGAAAGTCAGATGGCTTTCTATCACTCAATGCAGGCATCTGGGCAGGACATTCGCGACTTCTATGAAATCCTATCTGAGcgaag ggATGAGCGCAGGCCGCAATATGAGTTTACAGCTGAACGGCCATTCTTTGACAATAGTGTACGAACACCTGGAGGAACCTTCACAGAAGATCCCCGTCGCAAGTTACCTGACAGAGGCCGCGAGTTCTACACAGAATGGGACTCATACCAGGGGGATTTCTATGACCCGCGTTACTTTGATGATCCGCGTGAGTACAGAGATTACAGAGACCCCTATGAGCAGGACATCCGCAAATACAGTTACTTGCAGAGGGAACGTGAGCGTGAGCGCTTTGAAACAGACCGTGAACGTGACCATGGGCGGAGAACAATGGAACACAGCCAGAGCCCTTCTCACCCTCATCGCCCTGCCAGTCCTACAGCGTCCCACTCCCTCTCTGAGCGTCTACCAAATGACTCTGATCGCCGCATTTGCTGTAGATCCTCAGAGCGAAGTGCCAGCTGCAGTTCACTCTCACCTCCAAGATTTGACAAGGCACGACCCGATCGGTATAATAAGAGTGATAAGACAGAAAAGGATAGACCATTTGAAACTGAACATGGTACTGGGGGTGATAAGGAAAAGTGGTCTGGGCGCAAGGAGAAGGGTGAGAAACAGAAGCTGAGAAAGCTTAAATTGCAATCTCCCAGCGTTCCATCGCCTGAGACAGTGCCTAAACTGGAAAGAGAAGTTAGTCCAGATGCAGTCCTTCGAAGCAAAGTCAGCAAGTTTCCCCTTAAGGAAAAAGAAGGCTCAGGCAAAGGACGGCTAGACCTACCACCTTGTGTGGTGCAGCTAACACGTGTGAAGGAGAAGGAAGTGAACTTGCTTGGTCATGCTGTCCTAGAAAAACAAAGAGTTAGAGGTGGGAATGACAGTATCCGGCTTGCATCACCTTCAAGGGATCAGAAAAGTCCTCCCTTCCGCATAGATCAGCAAAAAGGAGATATAGTCAAGCATGGGAAGGTGCCAAAAGACAACCACCTTGAAGTTGTTGACAAGGATGGTAAAATGAAAGCCAAAAAACATATGAAAGCTGACCCTAGGTATGATGGTTCTAACTCTGTGGATGTTGACCGTCTAGCTGCACGAAAGAGGCGTTTTGAAGACTCCATGGGGAAGACCGATCAACTGAAGAGGGAGAGTCCGGAAGAGGGCAGTAGACTGGGACTTAGGAAGACACCTGACAGTGCTATGGCAAAGGAGAATGAGGGTGAAAAGAGCCTATTGCGCAAAGTGGTGCATAAGATGGAGCATTGCAAGGCTAAATCTGAGAGACTTGTTACTGTTTGCAGTCCTAAAGATGAAAAAGAGTCTGAAATAGTCTCCATGGGAATGGGGCTTGGACTCAGTTTGGAACTTCAGTCACGACTTGGAGAACCAACAGAAGAGGCAACAGATCCATTAGACCCAACCTGTCTGAAAATTCAGTTTTGGGGATCAAGTCTCACGAAAATCTCTGATGGGAGTCTTGACCAGGACGCATTCACGCAACTGCCGCAACAAGACAATGGCGAGCAGGGTGTAGGACTATACAAAAGTAGAGGGGAGACTGAAGAACGACTTGAGTCTGACCTTGACCACTCTCAGACCTGCAGAAAACAAATGGAACAGAGCCGACAAGAGCCTGACAAATCACATAAATCAGAAAGCCCACAAGACGGCGACACAGAGGACTTTGAACAGTGCAGTCTGGTGCATGAGGTAGGAAAAACACCTCAAGATGTTACAGACGATTATCCATCTAGCAAACGTAAGAAATCCGAGAGTTTTGACTTCGACTTGCTAAGTGGTAAGAGAGACCGCAACTACAGGTCTTCCTGTGAATTAAATGAAGACCTTGACCTGAGTGTCATATCTTTATCTGGCTCTGGTCCCTTTCCTTCAAATGAAGAAGAGTGTGCTTCCCGGTTAGCACAATCAGTTACCAATAAAAAGACTAAAGACTCTCCAAAAGAAGAGGACAAAGTCTACTCGCATGTAGATTCATTGAAATACAGCTTGGACATGACACCTAATCGTTTCCGTTCCCCTATCACAGAATTTCCTAAGCTTAAAACAGCATTGCTTGGGTGTAACGAGCAGTTACTTCAACGATGGGAGAGTAGAATCAAATCTGACTGCCTCCGAATGGACATGACCTTCCCCAGTAGCATTGTGAAACAAGAAAGCATTTGCAAACGTCTTGTGTGTGAACTAGAGCCTGGAGAAGTATCGTCAGATTCAGATGATGATGGTGGGAACAAAAACCACTCCCCTAAGCCCAACACCTCACTGTCCTCTATCCTTGGGGAACGTGAAGAAAGGTTGACAGGCCTCAAGCTCTCATGCTCCCTGGAGAAGAACAAGTTCTATTCTTTTGCATTAGACAAGACTATCACTCCAGACACACAAGCACTTCTTGAGCGAGCCAAGTCATTGTCCTCCGCAAGGGAGGATAATTGGTCTTTTCTTGACAGAGACTCTCGCTTTGCCAGTCTTCGCGGTGGCTCAGACAAAGAAAAGGTAGAGTCTGTACCACGACCTATCCCGTCTTGGTACATGAAAAAGAAGAAGATTCGTACTGACTCTGAAGGTAAACTGGATGACAATAAGAAAGACCCCAAAGCAGAGGATCTGGAACGGCAGGAGCTGTTTGCATCTCGTTTTCTTCATAGTTCAATCTTTGAGCAAGATTCACGGCGTCTACAACATCTTGAGCGCAAAGATCCTGAGTTGGGAGTTGGCAGACATCCTGCCAAACAAGATGCTGTCAAAGGACAACCTGGGCCATGGGGAGGGGACCTTCAAGAGCCCATAGTTCTTTTTCATAGCCGCTTTCTGGAGCTTCAACAACAGAAGGAGACATCATGGGGCCACTTTCCACAAGAAATTGAAAGTGTTGATGAGAGTGAACAAGACGCGTCTCCCAAGGTTTTAGAGTTCATGCAGAAGGCCGATATTAAATCAGTCAGCCCTGCTCTCATCTTGCCAATTTCACAGTTTCTTTCTTCACCGAGAGAGATTTCTCCACAGCAGGAGAAAGAGGTTGTTTTAACTACTTCATCCTCTGAACAGACTCTTTCACTGATTGAAGAGGAAAAAGTAGAACATAATCTTGAAGTGTTCCCACCCCAATCTCCTTTAGTAGAGATCCAACCCCCTGCCTCAATTTTAATCACACCCTTATCACCTTTCCTTTCAGATGCTGAGGTTAAAGTTGAACCTAAAGAGGTATTATGTGAACCCAGAGTTACAACTGAAGGCAATCTTACAGTGGATCATACATCTTTCCTTGATAATAAGCCTCCCACTCCTGGTGCCTCATTAAGTAGTTTTGAGGCAAATGCTGCTGAATTCACCTGTTCTGCTTCCCCCAAGGTTGACGAGAATATAGAAATGGTAAAGATAGAGACCCAACCAGAGAAACCATATTCTAAGGACTTTGACAAACCTCAGAAATCTGACGATTCCCAAGAGGTTCACATACCAGTCTCAGAGGCTGGAATCAAACCAGCAAAGCCAATTCACAAACAACCCAAGAGTAAAAGAGCTAAGCCAAATGTATCAGTAACACAAATCCTGGAGCCCCCCAAAACTGCTGTCTCTGAGAAACCAGTAACTCGAAAGAGTGAGCGAATTGACAGAGAGAAGCTGAAAAGGTCTTCATCTCCACGAGGAGAAGTATTAAAGGCATCATCAGAACCTAAAACCATAGCCAAGTCACCAGTTAATGTCCCTGACTCTGAGAATGAATCAATCCTAATCCACGGAAGAAGCAGACGACGAAATGTACGGTCAGTTTATGCCACACAGTCTGAAGGGGATGCCCAGCCACCATGTAAAGAGGTGGTGGAGTCCTCCTGCTCCACCCGTAAGTGTGGTGTCGACAAGGATATAGTGCTGCAGCAGGATGCATTGAACACATCTACCTACACAAGGCGAGGTCGCCCACCCAAGTCACGCAGGCGAGGGGAAGATGTGTCACCAGTGAAAGGGGACTCGCAGAAATCATCAGAGGAAGACAGTGACATGAAAGAGCCTGCGAACACTGGACAGGGTTCCAGAATGTCTGAGGGGTGGTGTTCACCCCGTATGCAGAAAGTGCAGACAGCTCAAGTGTCTTCACTTACTGGGGCTTCAATTGGTAGGAAAGCAAGTAGAGTAGACAAACAATCCAAGAGGGAAACATCATCAGGAGAGAAGTCAGTTGATAGTACAACTACTGAAGAGCCTGAGCCCAAAATAAAAGATGAGTCCGAAGAAGCAGGGAAATTATTAGAGGAAGCAATGCAATGCTTGCCAACACAGAAAGACGAAGGAGACAAAGTGCTAACTGATCAAATTGAGAAAAAGTATTCTGAAGGGGACATTGAGAGGATAGAATCTACCCATGTGGAGAAAAGACAATCTGAAAAGAGTGGGAAAGTAAATGCACCAAGGTTTACACGAAATGCCAAATTGGTGACAGAGGATAAATCGCATGGCTTGAGAAACCTTGAGATTCGTGTAAGCGTAGATGATGTGAAAGGGTTGCTTTGCTCTGAGGAGGATGAGGCTGTATCTTTTGAGACCACTGCTAAAAATGTCAAACCAGGAGTACCAGATAAAGAAGAAGCAAGGACTCAGTGTTATCTGAAAGCTGCTGCAGAGTTCAGCCCAGAGGAAAAGGAAGATGTTCTGTTAGACCCTGAACAAACGGTAGACCCAGCAGCCGCTATTTTGGCACGTCAGATGGAACTGGAACGGGCAGTGGAGAATATTGCCAAACTTACAGTTGTGCAACCTCTTCAACCCTATAAGGAACCACCTGCAGAGCCACCTACCCTGCTGCCCCCTGTCACTGTAGAACCAGAGAATGAAATGGAGGGGGAGAAGTCAGCTATTCCTGCCAGTGAAACCGAACTAGCTGCTGCTATTGATTCCATTACTGCTGAAGACATATCTACTGATACAGATGGTTTCACAGCTCCTTCCACTTATACTGCAATTGTTCCTACCCCAGAGCCTCTGGTCCTACCCTCTGCCAATGATGTCTTGGAACCAGAAACACACATGGCTATCAGCAACATTATTGACCCAGACCCAGAGATGGGAGTTTTGATTCCCAGTGCCAAACCCCTGATGACCGATGCTAAAGCCTCTGAATCAACAGTCTCTGGGGCCTCTGCCGAAGATGAGTCTCTTCCATCAGAAACACATGCAAAAAAAGGGAAAGCAGTCAGACCTAAGACTCCAAAGAGGTCCAGAGGACGAAAGGCTGTCAACCGGAAGGGAGAGACTGCTGAAGAGGTATCAGAAGCTGAGACCTCCCCCTTCAAGCTACCAGAGTCCATTCCTGAAGAAATTGAAGTCATCAACTCTAAGGCAGCTACTGCTACAGCCACTGTTGTCACCTCAGCTGCTACCTGCAAATGTGATATCACATGCACCATGACTGTGAACACTCCCAAGGAGGCAGAACAACCTGCTGTGGAACAACCCGTACCTGAAGAATCAGCCTTTCACTCTGGCACCAAGAGACTTCCTCATTTCAAAAAGTTTCAAATATCCGCAGtagcccctgctctctctccatcccctgcTCTCACACCTTCTCCAACCCAATTGAATGTCCCTCCACCCTGTCAAGGCAAGATGCCTGTTTCACCAGACTGGCTTCACAGATCTGAAGAAAGTATAATACATGCTACTCCTGCAACTCTAGTTTCTGTATTGACTCCCTCTGCACCAGCAGTAACAGCGCTTGGAAGCCAGTCGGCAAATCCACTTATGCCTCCTGATACTAAGGCATCGGATATTGACCCTAGCTCCAGCACTCTCAGAAAGATCCTCATGGATCCCAAATATGTGTCAGCATCAAACAGCAATGCCATTCCTACTACAGTGCTAACCACAACGCTGGCAGATCCTCGCATGTCAGAGAATGAAAACTCATCTGACACAATGGCTGCTAGGCACATGCATCCTGAAGACAGACCCTTGCCTTTCACTCTTCAAAAACCATCCCCGCTCACCGAGACCCAGCAGAACTTTGGAGAGAAGATGGTGCATTCAGTCATTTCTTCCCCTACTACCTCTGTCATCAGCCGGATTCCAATGCCCTTTGACACTGAGGAAGCACCTCGAATCTCCCTAAGTAACCGTAATGCTGGCCTATCTCTAACCAAACAGAAATCCAGATCAAGTATGAACGAAAACAACTGTTACCATGGAGTGGATGTGGTAGAGGATGTAAACTGCAGAGGACGGTCTGTAGTTGAGAGCACACCCTACAACACAGGCTCCAGTCGTGGCCTCAGGGTAAATACATCAGAGGGTGTGGTAGTACTAAGTTACTCAGGGCAAAAAACAGAGGGACCTCAACGGATCAGCGCCAAAATTAGCCAGATCCCACCGGCCAGTGCAGTCGACATAGAGTTTCAGCAGTCTGTGTCTAAATCTCAGATTAAGCAAGAACCATTTGCCCCATCCCAGCTTTGCACCCCCAAGGGACCCCTGACACCCACAGGGTACGGACAACCAGGGGTACTCTTAACTTGCCATACATACAATTCTCAGCCTGTCATCTCCACCATTAAGCAGGAGAGTCCTGGTTCTGAAAAGTCAGAGTCGTCATATCACACTGGACCCCAGGGTAGCGCAGTAAAGATGTTTCaacaaccagtcactagtcctcAAATATTGATGTACAATCGGGCTGTGATGCAGCAGCATGTAAAGAAAGAGCCTGGAGCAGAATCCAAACCAATGATGGTGGATATGGCAAAGTCACACCAGACATCCAACCTCAGCCCAATCATGAATCCACATTACCCATCTTTGACTGGAAACCGCATGAGTCCTAGTCCCAGTACCCCTTCTGATCGGTCAGTCCCACACCTCAAGCAAGAGCCTCATTCCCCTCGAGCAACGGGCCACTCACCTTTACCCTTTGCGAAAGTTTGCTCTCCCAGAAACTCAATGTCCCCCCATGCCAGCTCTATGGTTTTGCATCCTGGCATGCCTGAGATGTCTCCATATGTTGCCAGTATGCACCATCCCCACCCAGAGCAGTCTGTTATAATGACCCCGGTGTCACACAGCGTCACCCAGTCAGTGTCTATATGTCACCTCTTGCACAGCGATGTCAGGATGAATACCCCACAGCTCTCTGGAATGAGTCATGGAAGACGGGCAAATTCCCTGCCATCTCCCCGCACTGGACCTCCTCAGCACGCCAACACCATCAGAGAAATGGTGCTGCAGTCACATGCAGGCCCCACTCGGGGAGCCTCAGACAGCTGTGCCGAAGAGAACATGAAGCACTACCACCAGGGGCTGTGCAGACCCTCTGCACCCCAGCTCCAGTCAGATGCGATGATGATGCAGGCAGAGCAGCACAGAGGGCTGCATCATGCAGGCCTACGTCTGGACCAGTACAGCATGGCCTCCCGAGACATCAGAGACATGCGCGACATACGGGACATGCGCATCCTGATGCACCATCAGCTAGGAGAGCACACCATTGCAGAGGGACGTCGGTCACAAACTCCTGAGGCAGGAGCAACCGCAATCACCAACCTCTCTGCTGCCTCTAAGAGTCCAAAAGGAATGACGCAGATGCGGAAGGAGATTCCTAAAACATTGGAGGCAAAGATGTCTCACCCACCTCATACTGAGAGCAGCAGGATCATGGGGGTCCATCCATCTGTCCCTGTTATGGTGTCTCCTCATCATCCTCAAGGTGTTCAGATGATTCATCCAGGTGGCACTGGCTCCTTCCCAGTGTACCGGGATATGCAGGGCTTCCACTCCCAGTTTTCCAGTCACTCTTCGATGGGATTGAACTTGGCTCCCCGCGGCATCACACCTTCCCAG GATGGTGATCTCAGCCACAGGGGCAAGCCATCTCAGTCACTCTCTGCTGGGTCACTTGGTGGAGGAAGTGAAACCAAATTGGACAACTCCCACCTCCGTCACACAGCCTCCATGGACTTATCCCACATGCCCCGGATGCAGAGGGACACCATTTCGCCCTCTTATACTTCTCCCATGGCTCTCTCCCACAAGCAAGAGCTAGCTCTGCAGAAGGGCCCACCACCAGTCTTCATGCCGAGCCCTCCAGTAGCACCCCTCGCAAGTTCCTCACAGTGGCACCCTGAGAGTAAACTGGGGCACTCAGGATACCGGTCCGTCGATATGGTGCAGCTTTTAATG AAATACCCCATAGTATGGCAAGGCCTGCTGGCACTGAAGAATGACTCGGCTGCTGTGCAGCTCCACTTTGTCTCTGGCAACAACGTTCTGGCCCACCGTTCACTGCCGCCATTGGAGGGAGGGGCCCCGCTCCGCATCGCACAGAGGATGAGGTTGGAAGCGTCCCAGCTTGAGGGCGTGGCTCGCAGGATGATG GTGGAGAGTGACTACTGCCTCCTGCTAGCTCTGCCATGTGGACGGGATCAGGAGGACGTTCTCAGTCAGACCCTTCTCCTGAAAGGAGGCTTCATCACCTACCTACAGCAAAAACAGGCAGCTGGGATCATCAATGTCCCCAACCCCGGCTCCAATCAG CCGGCATACGTGGTGCAGATCTTTCCGCCATGTGATTTCTCTGAGAGCCACCTGTCGCGGCTCGCCCCCGACCTTCTCAACAGTATCTCCAGCATCTCCCCTCACATCATGATTGTCATTGCCTCCGTGTAA